From Acipenser ruthenus chromosome 2, fAciRut3.2 maternal haplotype, whole genome shotgun sequence, a single genomic window includes:
- the LOC117403713 gene encoding zinc finger matrin-type protein 1-like: protein MESDVSFIPQLVESIKEQINHSVSNSSAFHASSIAGAETNKNTHNTINSQNKDDQNHKELFSELFTDSFCKVCGAVLQYESQRISHYKGKKHAQKVKLFFQMQKDKDKNNAKNEQNNFRNEGVVDKNRFCSLCNMVFSSLVVAQSHYAGKVHAKYLKKFGGETLATALTPPAAQSQADNTPNEAAPSMDPPMVMPESAPPEERCGEPGSEPAPSGVDLNDYNKYCKLCSASFNNPQMAQQHYSGKKHLRNETRRKLLQDLGEEAVPADSDSNDVGVGTFICPICSITLNSIEMYQAHMQGNKHQVKETKVANLMKNTKKKVYDSFQDELADYIQVQKARGLAPKTSSNKGREGFEDSECAEEDEASNFSMEDTGGPWQEEAGEEGYPSFPTQENNWFRRGKCVEGVPGFPPKTQRRFRKDNFAGNAMIPNFAPQNMRFRPGLCGKDMQNPGFPPFGQPEFQAQPWGPPFPPSWEGNRFRQGKFEGEAKGPGFSSKNRMLRKNMRSHRLQAKAAPLGECEDGSAFPSMDYRPGCLAEPRGAFQVSPMYPLPQENIQSYPYSADVQPQPAALYKEGSQELSSHDSEDDYGHGTSEDAGSSPSRRVKRKHRKERRTQEDSDSEEERARHKRRRRHQHTGPGKEREEKQKARKERKDKEEKVGEMTEDKPAKEEKAKHKGKEGKPKHKKDKKKKEELDGRTEEEKLWDESIMGLM, encoded by the exons ATGGAGTCGGACGTTTCGTTCATCCCGCAGCTAGTGGAGAGCATTAAAGAGCAAATTAACCATAGCGTTAGCAACAGTTCGGCCTTTCATGCTAGCTCTATAGCTGGGGCCGAgactaataaaaacacacacaacaccattAATTCCCAGAATAAAG ATGATCAGAATCACAAGGAGCTTTTCAGTGAGCTGTTCACTGACTCGTTCTGCAAGGTGTGTGGAGCTGTGCTACAGTACGAATCACAGCGCATTTCCCACTACAAG GGTAAGAAGCACGCCCAGAAGGTCAAGCTCTTCTTTCAGATGCAGAAAGATAAAGATAAAAACAATGCCAAGAATGAGCAGAACAACTTCCGG AATGAGGGTGTTGTGGATAAGAACCGCTTCTGCAGCCTGTGCAACATGGTATTCAGCTCCCTGGTGGTGGCGCAGTCTCACTACGCAGGGAAAGTGCACGCTAAGTATCTGAAGAAGTTCGGAGGCGAGACGCTGGCCACAGCCTTGACCCCACCGGCCGCACAGTCACAAGCAG ATAACACCCCTAATGAGGCTGCTCCTTCGATGGACCCCCCGATGGTCATGCCCGAGTCAGCGCCTCCAGAGGAGAGGTGTGGGGAGCCGGGTAGCGAGCCTGCCCCCTCGGGAGTGGATCTGAATGACTACAATAAATACTGCAAGCTGTGCTCCGCATCCTTCAACAACCCCCAGATGGCGCAGCAGCACTACAGTGGGAAGAAGCACCTCCGCAACGAGACACGCAGGAAGCTGCTGCAGGACCTGGGCGAGGAGGCTGTGCCTGCTGACAGTGACTCCAACG ATGTTGGAGTGGGCACCTTTATTTGTCCTATCTGCAGCATTACCCTGAACTCCATAGAAATGTACCAGGCGCATATGCAGGGGAATAAACATCAGGTCAA AGAGACAAAGGTGGCTAACCTCATGAAGAACACCAAGAAGAAGGTCTACGATTCCTTCCAGGATGAGCTGGCTGACTACATTCAGGTTCAGAAAGCCAGGGGGCTTGCCCCAAAGACTTCCAGCAACAAAGGAAGGGAGGGGTTTGAAGACAGTGAGTGTGCGGAGGAGGACGAGGCCAGTAACTTCTCCATGGAAGACACTGGCGGTCCTTGGCAAGAAGAGGCTGGTGAGGAAGGGTACCCCAGCTTCCCAACGCAGGAAAACAACTGGTTCAGGCGAGGCAAATGTGTGGAGGGCGTTCCGGGATTTCCACCAAAGACCCAAAGAAGGTTTAGAAAAGACAATTTTGCAGGAAATGCCATGATTCCCAACTTTGCACCCCAGAACATGCGGTTCAGGCCTGGCCTGTGTGGTAAGGACATGCAGAATCCAGGTTTTCCCCCATTTGGGCAACCTGAGTTCCAAGCCCAACCATGGGGTCCACCTTTTCCACCATCGTGGGAGGGTAACCGATTCAGACAGGGTAAGTTTGAAGGGGAAGCGAAGGGACCTGGCTTTTCATCTAAGAACAGGATGCTCAGGAAGAATATGAGAAGCCACAGATTACAAGCAAAGGCGGCCCCATTGGGTGAGTGCGAGGATGGTTCTGCATTTCCGTCTATGGACTACAGACCAGGTTGTCTTGCTGAACCACGTGGGGCATTCCAAGTGAGTCCCATGTACCCACTCCCACAAGAGAACATCCAGAGTTACCCTTATAGCGCAGATGTGCAGCCTCAGCCAGCAGCCCTCTACAAAGAGGGCAGCCAGGAGCTCTCCAGCCATGACTCTGAGGATGACTATGGGCACGGGACCTCCGAGGATGCGGGCAGCAGCCCGAGCAGGAGGGTGAAGAGGAAGCACAGGAAAGAGAGGCGGACCCAGGAGGATTCAGACAGTGAGGAAGAACGAGCCAGGCACAAGAGGAGGAGAAGACACCAACACACTGGGCcggggaaggagagggaggagaaacagaaagcaAGGAAGGAGAGGAAGGACAAAGAGGAGAAGGTGGGCGAGATGACCGAGGACAAGCCAGCGAAGGAGGAGAAGGCAAAGCACAAGGGCAAGGAGGGCAAACCGAAACACAAGAAAGACAAGAAGAAGAAAGAGGAATTGGATGGGAGAACTGAGGAAGAGAAGCTATGGGATGAATCCATAATGGGGTTAATGTAA